From Brassica oleracea var. oleracea cultivar TO1000 chromosome C3, BOL, whole genome shotgun sequence, a single genomic window includes:
- the LOC106335641 gene encoding transcription repressor MYB4: protein MYVRFSYQEIIRSKHRKQKEKSMGRSPCCEKAHTNKGAWTKEEDARLTAYIKAHGEGCWRSLPKAAGLLRCGKSCRLRWINYLRPDLKRGNFTEDEDELIIKLHSLLGNKWSLIAGRLPGRTDNEIKNYWNTHIRRKLINRGIDPTTHRPVQESSSASQDSKPTQLAEAITSNNTINISFTNTPKMESTSCFQVKPEKISMLTFKEEKDEFLIEEKLPDLNLELRISLPDVVEGKSTRERCFKCSLGMINGMECRCGSMRCDVVGGSSGSTGKGGDISHGFDFLGLATKETTSLLGFRSLEMI from the exons ATGTATGTAAGATTTTCATATCAAGAAATAATAAGATCTAAACACAGAAAACAGAAAGAAAAAAGTATGGGAAGGTCACCATGTTGTGAGAAAGCTCACACAAACAAAGGAGCATGGACGAAAGAAGAGGACGCGAGGCTCACAGCATACATCAAAGCTCATGGCGAAGGCTGCTGGAGATCTCTCCCCAAAGCCGCCGGCCTTCTTCGGTGTGGCAAAAGCTGCCGTCTCCGGTGGATCAACTATCTCCGGCCTGACCTAAAGCGTGGAAACTTCACCGAGGATGAGGACGAGCTCATCATCAAGCTCCATAGCCTTCTTGGAAACAA ATGGTCGCTTATTGCCGGGAGATTACCGGGAAGAACAGATAACGAGATAAAGAATTATTGGAACACACATATACGAAGAAAGCTTATAAACAGAGGGATTGATCCAACGACTCATAGACCAGTCCAAGAATCATCATCAGCATCTCAAGATTCTAAACCTACACAACTAGCAGAAGCAATAACGAGTAACAACACCATTAACATATCTTTCACTAATACTCCAAAGATGGAAAGCACAAGCTGTTTTCAAGTAAAACCAGAGAAAATCTCAATGCTTACGTTCAAAGAGGAAAAGGACGAGTTCCTAATTGAAGAGAAGTTGCCAGATTTGAATCTTGAGCTCAGAATCAGTCTTCCTGATGTTGTTGAGGGAAAGTCAACAAGGGAGCGTTGTTTCAAGTGCAGTTTAGGGATGATAAACGGCATGGAGTGCAGATGCGGAAGCATGAGATGCGATGTAGTTGGAGGTAGCAGTGGGAGTACTGGCAAGGGGGGTGACATCAGCCACGGATTCGATTTTTTAGGGCTGGCAACGAAAGAGACTACTTCTCTTTTAGGTTTCCGAAGCTTGGAGATGATATAA
- the LOC106335639 gene encoding 26S proteasome non-ATPase regulatory subunit 4 homolog, with product MVLEATMICIDNSEWMRNGDYSPSRLQAQTEAVNLLCGAKTQSNPENTVGILTMAGKGVRVLTTPTSDLGKILACMHGLDVGGEINLTAAIQIAQLALKHRQNKNQRQRIIVFAGSPIKYEKKALEVVGKRLKKNSVSLDIVNFGDDDDEEKPQKLEALLAAVNNNDGSHIVHVPSGANALSDVLLSTPVFTGDEGASGYVSAAAAAAAAGGDFDFGVDPNIDPELALALRVSMEEERARQEAAAKKAADEAGQKDKDGDTASASQETVARTTEKNAEPMDEDNALLDQAIAMSVGDVNMSEAADEDQDLALALQMSMSGEESGEATGAGNLLGDQAFISSVLSSLPGVDPNDPAVQALLASLPDESKRNEEESNSKGEDEKK from the exons ATGGTTCTCGAG GCGACTATGATTTGCATCGACAACTCCGAGTGGATGCGAAACGGAGATTACTCTCCCTCTAGGTTACAGGCTCAAACCGAAGCTGTTAATCTTCTCTGTGGGGCCAAAACCCAG TCGAATCCGGAGAACACGGTGGGGATCTTGACAATGGCAGGGAAAGGAGTTAGAGTGTTGACAACTCCTACCTCTGATCTTGGCAAAATCTTGGCCTGTATGCACG GTCTCGATGTGGGAGGAGAGATTAACTTAACAGCTGCGATACAGATTGCTCAGCTAGCTCTTAAGCATCGTCAAAACAAGAATCAACGCCAAAGGATTATAGTTTTTGCTGGAAG CCCAATCAAGTATGAAAAGAAGGCCTTGGAGGTTGTTGGCAAAAGGCTCAAGAAGAATAGTGTCTCTCTTGACATTGTCAATTTTGGAGATGATGACGATGAGGAAAAGCCTCAGAAACTTGAGGCCCTCCTTGCAGCTGTCAATAACAATGACGGAAGCCACATTGTTCATGTTCCTTCTGGAGCCAATGCTCTCTCTGATGTGCTTCTCAG CACACCTGTATTCACTGGTGATGAGGGTGCAAGTGGGTATGTTTCTGCGGCAGCAGCTGCAGCTGCAGCAGGTGGTGACTTTGACTTTGGTGTGGATCCAAATATCGACCCAGAACTTGCTCTTGCCCTTCGAGTCTCCATGGAGGAGGAGAGAGCAAGGCAAGAGGCTGCTGCTAAGAAGGCAGCGGATGAGGCAGGTCAGAAAGACAAAGACGGGGATACAGCTTCGGCCTCACAGGAGACGGTTGCTAGGACAACTGAGAAGAACGCTGAACCAATG GATGAGGACAACGCATTGCTAGACCAGGCAATTGCTATGTCCGTAGGTGATGTAAACATGTCAGAAGCGGCGGATGAGGACCAGGATTTGGCTTTAG CGCTGCAAATGTCAATGAGTGGGGAAGAGTCAGGTGAAGCTACGGGTGCTGGAAACCTCTTAGGAGATCAAGCTTTCATATCATCTGTTCTCTCGTCG CTTCCAGGGGTGGATCCTAATGATCCAGCGGTTCAAGCGCTGCTAGCGTCTCTGCCAGACGAATCAAAG CGTAACGAGGAAGAGAGTAACAGCAAAGGTGAGGATGAGAAGAAGTGA